Proteins encoded by one window of Arachis ipaensis cultivar K30076 chromosome B04, Araip1.1, whole genome shotgun sequence:
- the LOC110270768 gene encoding uncharacterized protein LOC110270768 yields the protein MGLGPTSSQVFGMNSHQPNNSFEREETQRVLLELQAELAAEKLKRKAVEDEVAAEKTKRQAVEDEVAAGKVRMQAMESALICLLQGQGRELPSDVATWMSALEGQIRK from the coding sequence ATGGGGTTGGGACCGACTTCTAGTCAAGTCTTTGGTATGAATTCCCATCAGCCGAACAATAGTTTTGAAAGGGAGGAGACCCAAAGGGTGCTGCTTGAACTGCAAGCAGAGTTGGCAGcagaaaaattgaaaaggaaggcagtggaggatgaagtagcagcCGAAAAGACCAAAAGACAGGCagtggaggatgaagtagcagcTGGGAAGGTCAGGATGCAGGCAATGGAGAGTGCTTTGATATgtctacttcaagggcaaggtagGGAGCTGCCATCAGACGTCGCCACATGGATGAGTGCGTTGGAGGGACAGATTAGAAAGTAG
- the LOC107637025 gene encoding lysophospholipid acyltransferase LPEAT2 — MAENGITDPLLPPSSSSDHIILNLSESQRPSDSPNPFQFIGCSEPPSVPPASTVDPFRNGTQNVEGVYEWVKIVACLPLALVRVVVFGACLMVGYLATKFALWGWKDKENPMPTWRSRVMWVTRVCARLILFSFGYQWIKRRGKPAPREIAPIIVSNHVSYIEPIFYFYELFPTIVASESHDSIPCVGTIIRAMQVIYVNRFSPSSRREAVNEIKRRASCNGYPRVLLFPEGTTTNGRCLISFQLGAFIPGYPIQPIIVRYPHVHFDQSWGSISLGKLMFRMFTQFHNFFEVEYLPVVYPRDDKLESAAHYAERTGHAMASALNVVNTGHSYGDLMLHVKAQEAKQDNPSSYMVEMSRVEKLFKLSSTEALDFLNRFLSMNPDPSGRVQYHNFLRGLKLKACPVSEKIFAFLDVETSGAITFRQFLFGSAHVMKQPGFHHSCESAFSSCGGAVKDYIIEKELRDFIRPAIPGWKDDEVHELLVLFDHDNDGRIGKDDFLSCLRRNPLLIAFFNPHQLHHHTDIGGSVVKFIHGFF, encoded by the exons ATGGCGGAAAACGGCATCACCGACCCTCTACTCCCTCCATCTTCCTCCTCTGACCACATAATCCTCAACCTCTCCGAATCCCAACGGCCTAGCGATTCCCCCAACCCCTTTCAGTTCATCGGATGCTCCGAACCCCCAAGCGTTCCTCCTGCTTCAACCGTAGACCCCTTCCGAAACGGCACACAGAACGTGGAGGGAGTGTACGAGTGGGTGAAAATCGTTGCATGCTTGCCTTTGGCGCTGGTTCGAGTGGTTGTGTTCGGAGCGTGCTTGATGGTAGGGTACTTGGCAACGAAGTTTGCGCTTTGGGGGTGGAAGGACAAGGAGAACCCTATGCCCACGTGGCGCTCTAGGGTTATGTGGGTTACCAGAGTCTGCGCTCGCCTCATTCTCTTCTCTTTCGG GTATCAATGGATAAAACGAAGGGGAAAACCTGCTCCAAGGGAAATTGCTCCGATAATTGTATCTAATCATGTATCTTATATTGAACCTATTTTCTACTTCTATGAATTATTTCCCACCATTGTGGCATCTGAGTCTCATGACTCCATACCTTGTGTTGGCACCATTATTAGAGCAATGCAG GTCATATATGTCAACAGATTCTCACCATCATCAAGGAGGGAGGCTGTCAATGAAATTAAG AGAAGGGCTTCCTGCAATGGATATCCCCGAGTACTATTATTTCCTGAGGGAACCACGACAAATGGCAGGTGCCTTATTTCCTTCCAGCTTGGTGCTTTTATCCCCGGCTACCCAATTCAGCCTATAATTGTTCGATATCCCCATGTGCACTTCGATCAATCTTG GGGTAGTATCTCTTTGGGAAAGCTCATGTTCAGGATGTTCACTCAGTTTCACAATTTCTTTGAG GTAGAATATCTTCCTGTCGTTTATCCCCGGGACGATAAATTGGAAAGTGCTGCACATTATGCTGAAAGG ACTGGCCATGCTATGGCAAGTGCACTGAATGTTGTCAACACCGGACATTCGTATGGAGACCTAATGCTTCATGTGAAAGCTCAAGAAGCAAAACAG GATAACCCCTCAAGTTATATGGTCGAAATGTCAAGAGTAGAGAAA TTATTTAAGTTGAGCAGCACGGAAGCCTTGGATTTTCTGAATAGATTCCTTTCTATGAATCCTGATCCCAG TGGTCGTGTTCAATATCATAACTTCTTGAGAGGTTTAAAACTTAAGGCATGCCCTGTGTCTGAGAAG ATATTTGCATTCCTTGATGTCGAAACGAGTGGCGCAATTACATTTAGACAG TTCTTGTTTGGATCCGCCCATGTCATGAAGCAGCCAGGGTTCCATCATTCCTGCGAATCGGCCTTTTCTAGTTGTGGCGGTGCAGTAAAGGACTACATCATAGAAAAAGAA TTGCGAGATTTTATCCGACCTGCTATCCCCGGATGGAAAGACGATGAG GTCCATGAGCTGCTTGTGTTATTTGATCATGATAATGATGGCAGAATTGGTAAGGATGATTTTCTTTCATGTCTTAGAAGAAATCCTCTCCTCATAGCATTCTTTAATCCTCACCAACTGCACCACCACACAGACATTGGAGGTAGTGTGGTTAAGTTTATCCATGGCTTTTTTTAG
- the LOC107639804 gene encoding CRS2-associated factor 1, mitochondrial isoform X2 yields the protein MSFLTPFLARQKNFPIATLLTRHLSSATTRTTTSKLHERYTFTPPPSLSPESQNDDIPTKPNKKKPKPRYRPPSSLDRNGRKPVRSDLPFDFRFSYTESSAKVRPIGLRGPKYSPFGPGRVDRAWTGVCAPAVDPKVELLEAKEEPKMEHQRKKRRGWVQGEPLSTAERKALVLQGERGKTKRQINLGRDGLTHNMLDVIHKHWKYSEVVRIKCMGVPTVDMKNVCTQLEDKTYGKVISRHGGTIILYRGRNYNPNHRPVIPLMLWKPQEPVYPRLIKTTIEGLSIEETKEMRKRGLAVPVLTKLAKNGYYAYLVPMVRDAFLSSELVRIDCTGLERSDYKKIGCKLRGNVLSFITAA from the exons ATGTCCTTCCTTACACCCTTCCTCGCCCGCCAAAAAAATTTCCCCATTGCCACGCTCCTCACGCGCCACCTCTCTTCCGCCAccaccagaaccaccacctccaaaCTCCACGAGCGCTACACATTCACTCCACCACCTTCTCTCTCCCCCGAATCCCAAAACGATGATATTCCAACGAAACCAAACAAGAAAAAACCAAAACCAAGGTACCGTCCGCCTTCGTCTCTGGACCGAAACGGACGCAAACCGGTTCGTTCTGACCTGCCGTTCGATTTCCGGTTCAGCTACACGGAGAGCAGTGCGAAGGTGAGGCCTATCGGGCTTAGGGGGCCCAAGTACTCGCCATTTGGGCCTGGAAGGGTGGACCGGGCCTGGACCGGGGTTTGTGCGCCTGCGGTGGACCCGAAGGTAGAGTTGTTGGAGGCAAAAGAAGAGCCGAAGATGGAGCaccagaggaagaagaggagaggTTGGGTTCAAGGGGAACCTCTCTCCACTGCTGAGAGGAAAGCGCTGGTTTTGCAGGGTGAAAGGGGAAAAACCAAGAGGCAAATCAATCTAG GTAGGGATGGCTTAACCCACAACATGCTGGATGTTATTCATAAGCATTGGAAATATTCTGAAGTGGTTAGGATCAAATGCATGGGCGTTCCAACTGTTGACATGAAAAATGTTTGCACCCAGCTTGAG GACAAAACATATGGAAAGGTCATTTCCAGGCATGGGGGTACAATTATATTATACAGAGGCAGGAACTATAATCCCAATCACAGGCCAGTAATTCCTCTCATGCTGTGGAAACCCCAAGAACCTGTCTATCCTAGACTGATTAAGACAACAATTGAGGGTCTTAGTATTGAGGAAACTAAAGAAATGAGGAAGAGAGGACTAGCCGTTCCCGTGTTAACAAAACTTG CCAAAAATGGTTATTATGCATATTTGGTGCCAATGGTCAGAGATGCTTTCCTCTCAAGTGAATTGGTTCGGATAGACTGCACGGGTCTTGAGAGGAGTGATTACAAGAAAATCGGCTGCAAACTCCGG GGTAACGTGTTGAGCTTCATTACAGCAGCTTAG
- the LOC107639804 gene encoding CRS2-associated factor 1, mitochondrial isoform X1, with translation MSFLTPFLARQKNFPIATLLTRHLSSATTRTTTSKLHERYTFTPPPSLSPESQNDDIPTKPNKKKPKPRYRPPSSLDRNGRKPVRSDLPFDFRFSYTESSAKVRPIGLRGPKYSPFGPGRVDRAWTGVCAPAVDPKVELLEAKEEPKMEHQRKKRRGWVQGEPLSTAERKALVLQGERGKTKRQINLGRDGLTHNMLDVIHKHWKYSEVVRIKCMGVPTVDMKNVCTQLEDKTYGKVISRHGGTIILYRGRNYNPNHRPVIPLMLWKPQEPVYPRLIKTTIEGLSIEETKEMRKRGLAVPVLTKLAKNGYYAYLVPMVRDAFLSSELVRIDCTGLERSDYKKIGCKLRDLVPCILVTFDKEQIVVWRGKDYKPPEDGYFFKDKESFDDYDDHLDAGVG, from the exons ATGTCCTTCCTTACACCCTTCCTCGCCCGCCAAAAAAATTTCCCCATTGCCACGCTCCTCACGCGCCACCTCTCTTCCGCCAccaccagaaccaccacctccaaaCTCCACGAGCGCTACACATTCACTCCACCACCTTCTCTCTCCCCCGAATCCCAAAACGATGATATTCCAACGAAACCAAACAAGAAAAAACCAAAACCAAGGTACCGTCCGCCTTCGTCTCTGGACCGAAACGGACGCAAACCGGTTCGTTCTGACCTGCCGTTCGATTTCCGGTTCAGCTACACGGAGAGCAGTGCGAAGGTGAGGCCTATCGGGCTTAGGGGGCCCAAGTACTCGCCATTTGGGCCTGGAAGGGTGGACCGGGCCTGGACCGGGGTTTGTGCGCCTGCGGTGGACCCGAAGGTAGAGTTGTTGGAGGCAAAAGAAGAGCCGAAGATGGAGCaccagaggaagaagaggagaggTTGGGTTCAAGGGGAACCTCTCTCCACTGCTGAGAGGAAAGCGCTGGTTTTGCAGGGTGAAAGGGGAAAAACCAAGAGGCAAATCAATCTAG GTAGGGATGGCTTAACCCACAACATGCTGGATGTTATTCATAAGCATTGGAAATATTCTGAAGTGGTTAGGATCAAATGCATGGGCGTTCCAACTGTTGACATGAAAAATGTTTGCACCCAGCTTGAG GACAAAACATATGGAAAGGTCATTTCCAGGCATGGGGGTACAATTATATTATACAGAGGCAGGAACTATAATCCCAATCACAGGCCAGTAATTCCTCTCATGCTGTGGAAACCCCAAGAACCTGTCTATCCTAGACTGATTAAGACAACAATTGAGGGTCTTAGTATTGAGGAAACTAAAGAAATGAGGAAGAGAGGACTAGCCGTTCCCGTGTTAACAAAACTTG CCAAAAATGGTTATTATGCATATTTGGTGCCAATGGTCAGAGATGCTTTCCTCTCAAGTGAATTGGTTCGGATAGACTGCACGGGTCTTGAGAGGAGTGATTACAAGAAAATCGGCTGCAAACTCCGG GACCTGGTCCCTTGTATTCTGGTGACTTTTGATAAAGAACAGATTGTAGTTTGGAGGGGGAAGGATTATAAGCCCCCAGAGGATGGATACTTCTTTAAAGATAAAGAGTCGTTCGATGATTATGATGATCATTTGGATGCTGGTGTAGGGTAA